From a single Candidatus Brevundimonas phytovorans genomic region:
- the cysG gene encoding siroheme synthase CysG, with amino-acid sequence MRVFLASIPLERTKVVVVGAGEPALAKLRLFLSSPAELVWFTPDGAPAALETPQGAPTPATRIPDAADLTGARLVFIALHDLTLARDIAEAARKAGAQANIVDQPASSDFHTPALIDRDDVVVGVATGGNAPILARDLRSRIEAVLPQGVASVAKLAGELRGAVKESIPDFLARRRFWEKAFRSPAADLAADGRMAEARREMVRLLNVAASPHDEAAQGMVHIVGAGPGDPELLTLKALRALQDADVIIHDKLVSTEVLDRARRDAKRIYVGKSRGDHSVPQDQIEQLMIDEARAGHRVVRLKGGDPFVFGRGGEELEAVRAAGIEAIVVPGITAALACAASTGLPLTHRDHAQAVTFVTGQPKPGGQGADWTRLAAPNHTLAVYMGSGQAEGIASSLIAAGRDGATPVAVVENGSRPEQRTFKGRLDGLAALVARMDLTGPALLFIGETAALAVASEERALIEVAA; translated from the coding sequence ATGCGCGTCTTTCTGGCATCTATCCCCCTGGAACGGACGAAAGTCGTCGTCGTCGGCGCCGGCGAACCGGCCCTGGCGAAGCTGCGACTGTTCCTGAGCAGCCCGGCTGAGCTGGTCTGGTTCACCCCTGACGGCGCGCCCGCTGCGCTGGAAACGCCGCAGGGCGCTCCGACGCCGGCGACGCGTATTCCCGACGCAGCCGACCTGACCGGCGCCCGGCTGGTCTTCATCGCCCTTCATGATCTCACCCTCGCCCGCGACATCGCCGAGGCCGCCCGCAAGGCCGGGGCCCAGGCCAACATCGTCGATCAACCCGCCTCCAGCGACTTCCACACCCCGGCCCTGATCGACCGCGATGACGTGGTCGTGGGCGTGGCCACTGGCGGGAACGCCCCTATCCTTGCCCGCGATCTGCGCTCCCGGATCGAAGCCGTCTTGCCGCAGGGCGTGGCCTCGGTCGCCAAGCTGGCGGGCGAACTGCGCGGCGCGGTGAAGGAATCCATCCCCGACTTCCTCGCGCGCCGCCGCTTCTGGGAAAAGGCCTTCCGCAGTCCCGCCGCCGACCTCGCCGCCGACGGCCGCATGGCCGAGGCCCGCCGCGAGATGGTCCGCCTGTTGAACGTCGCCGCCTCGCCGCATGATGAGGCCGCCCAGGGCATGGTCCACATCGTCGGCGCCGGGCCGGGCGATCCCGAACTTCTGACCCTCAAGGCCCTGCGCGCGCTGCAAGACGCCGACGTCATCATCCACGACAAGCTGGTCTCGACCGAGGTGCTGGACCGCGCTCGTCGCGACGCCAAACGCATCTATGTCGGCAAGTCGCGCGGCGACCATTCGGTGCCGCAGGATCAGATCGAACAACTGATGATCGACGAGGCCCGCGCCGGCCACCGCGTCGTTCGCCTGAAGGGCGGCGATCCCTTCGTCTTCGGACGCGGGGGCGAAGAACTGGAGGCGGTCCGCGCCGCCGGGATCGAGGCCATCGTCGTGCCGGGCATCACCGCCGCCCTCGCCTGCGCCGCCTCCACCGGCCTGCCCCTGACCCATCGCGACCACGCCCAGGCCGTCACCTTCGTGACCGGCCAGCCCAAGCCGGGCGGTCAGGGCGCGGACTGGACCCGTCTGGCGGCGCCGAACCACACCCTCGCCGTCTACATGGGATCCGGTCAGGCCGAGGGCATCGCCTCCAGCCTGATCGCCGCCGGTCGCGACGGCGCCACCCCCGTCGCCGTGGTCGAGAACGGCAGCCGCCCTGAACAGCGCACGTTCAAGGGTCGCCTCGACGGCCTCGCCGCCCTGGTCGCCCGCATGGATCTGACCGGCCCGGCCCTGCTGTTCATCGGCGAGACCGCCGCCCTGGCCGTCGCCAGTGAAGAGCGCGCCTTGATCGAGGTCGCCGCATGA
- a CDS encoding DUF2849 domain-containing protein, giving the protein MKLLTANRLNDGRVIYLGEADAAVETIAAARPLDAEAAETALALAQSRPAVFVNPYLIEVEDRTPTGRDRLKERIRSAGPTVGHSLGFVVRNETA; this is encoded by the coding sequence ATGAAACTGCTGACCGCCAACCGCCTCAATGACGGGCGCGTCATCTATCTGGGCGAGGCCGACGCAGCCGTCGAGACCATCGCCGCCGCCCGTCCGCTGGACGCCGAGGCCGCCGAAACCGCCCTGGCCCTGGCCCAGTCGCGCCCGGCCGTCTTCGTCAATCCCTACCTGATCGAGGTCGAGGACCGCACCCCCACCGGCCGCGACCGGCTGAAGGAGCGCATCCGCTCGGCTGGCCCCACGGTCGGCCACAGCCTCGGCTTCGTCGTCCGAAACGAGACCGCCTGA
- a CDS encoding nitrite/sulfite reductase — protein sequence MYRYDEFDAALVRERIAEFSDQVERRSSGALTEDEFKPLRLMNGVYLQLHAYMARIAVPYGVMNSRQMRQLAHVARTYDKGYGHFTTRTNIQFNWPALQDLPAILSDLAEVEMHAIQTSGNCIRNVTTDVFAGVAADEIEDPRPWCEIIRQWSTIHPEFSFLPRKFKIAIVGAPKDRAAIRTHDVGLQIVRGEDGQTAFRVFVGGGQGRLPHIAQEIASAVPGQSLLAYLTAILRAYNLLGRRDNIHKARIKILVAAIGIDAFRDEVERQFAILRLEDLHIPDEELARIQTYFTPPPFEALPAVSPAYDGARRLNPEFARFTRSNLRSHKQAGYGAIIISLKPIDGVPGDITADQMEVVADLAERYSFDEVRASYEQNLVLPHVRLEDAHAVWSRLREAGLATANADLATDIIACPGLDYCSLANARSIPVAQALSRQLADAALQEKLGPVRINISGCINACGHHHVGHIGVLGVDRKGEEYYQITVGGSPDEQAALGEIVGRSLPADEVAPAIARALDRYLEIRTDGELFIDTVRRLGADPFRTAIYEPIYATA from the coding sequence ATGTACCGCTATGACGAGTTCGACGCCGCCCTGGTCCGCGAGCGCATCGCGGAGTTCAGCGATCAGGTCGAACGCCGCAGCAGCGGCGCGCTGACCGAGGACGAGTTCAAGCCTCTGCGGCTGATGAACGGCGTCTATCTGCAACTGCACGCCTATATGGCGCGGATCGCGGTCCCCTATGGCGTGATGAACAGCCGTCAGATGCGCCAACTGGCCCATGTCGCCCGCACCTATGACAAGGGCTACGGCCACTTCACCACCCGCACCAATATCCAGTTCAATTGGCCCGCGCTGCAGGACCTGCCGGCCATCCTCAGCGATTTGGCCGAGGTCGAGATGCACGCCATCCAGACCTCCGGCAACTGCATCCGCAACGTCACGACCGACGTCTTCGCCGGCGTCGCCGCCGACGAGATCGAAGACCCACGCCCGTGGTGCGAGATCATCCGTCAGTGGTCGACGATCCACCCGGAATTCTCCTTCCTGCCGCGCAAGTTCAAGATCGCCATTGTCGGCGCGCCCAAGGACCGGGCAGCAATCCGCACCCACGACGTGGGGCTTCAGATCGTGCGCGGCGAGGACGGTCAGACGGCGTTTCGCGTCTTCGTCGGCGGCGGTCAGGGGCGCCTGCCTCACATCGCGCAAGAGATCGCCTCGGCGGTGCCGGGGCAGTCCTTGCTGGCCTATCTGACCGCCATCCTGCGCGCCTACAACCTGCTGGGGCGGCGCGACAACATCCACAAGGCGCGCATCAAGATCCTGGTCGCCGCCATCGGCATCGACGCCTTCCGCGACGAGGTCGAGCGCCAGTTCGCCATCCTGCGCCTCGAAGACCTGCACATTCCCGACGAAGAACTGGCGCGCATACAGACCTATTTCACCCCGCCGCCGTTCGAGGCCCTGCCCGCCGTCAGCCCCGCCTATGACGGCGCCCGGCGCCTGAACCCCGAGTTCGCGCGCTTCACCCGCTCAAACCTGCGATCGCACAAGCAGGCCGGCTATGGCGCCATCATCATCTCGCTGAAGCCCATTGATGGCGTGCCGGGCGACATCACAGCGGATCAGATGGAGGTCGTCGCCGACCTGGCCGAACGCTATTCCTTCGACGAAGTCCGCGCCTCCTACGAACAGAACTTGGTCCTGCCGCACGTCCGGCTGGAGGACGCCCACGCTGTATGGAGCCGCCTGCGCGAGGCCGGTCTGGCCACGGCCAACGCCGACCTGGCCACCGACATCATCGCCTGCCCCGGCCTGGACTATTGCAGCCTGGCCAACGCCCGCTCCATCCCGGTGGCGCAGGCCCTGTCGCGCCAGCTGGCCGACGCGGCCTTGCAGGAAAAACTCGGGCCGGTGCGCATCAACATCAGCGGCTGCATCAACGCCTGCGGCCACCACCACGTCGGCCACATCGGCGTCCTCGGCGTCGATCGGAAGGGCGAGGAATATTATCAGATCACCGTCGGCGGCTCGCCCGACGAGCAGGCGGCTCTGGGCGAGATTGTCGGACGCAGCCTGCCCGCCGACGAGGTCGCCCCCGCCATCGCCCGCGCCCTGGACCGCTATCTGGAGATCCGCACCGACGGCGAGCTGTTCATCGACACGGTCCGCCGCCTCGGCGCCGATCCCTTCCGCACCGCCATCTATGAGCCGATCTATGCAACTGCTTGA
- a CDS encoding phosphoadenylyl-sulfate reductase, with amino-acid sequence MQLLEQAQDGVRLSVSTPEQDIRAAAAANDSLILEFEAFRDGRGFSLAAILRGQGYQGRLIAAGKVLPDQARHLRRSGFDAVELAPGADPTPWRRMDQAFSAAYQTASSDDRLVWRQRHAASASDDAIALAARLNAQWGDADSEDLLRAALAPELGRKAAAISSFGAEAAVLLHLISRIQPDLPVLFLETGQHFFQTLAYRRALTDRLGLTDVRDITPDAAALSKTDPNGDLWRSAPDACCDVRKVQPLAQALAGFDTRITGRKRFQNTHRASLAPFEAADGVLTVNPLASWTAEQIEAWLRDHQLPRHPLVEQGYPSIGCWPCTRAIKTGEDARDGRWAGQEKTECGIHGRTLAPAC; translated from the coding sequence ATGCAACTGCTTGAGCAAGCCCAGGACGGCGTCCGCCTGAGTGTTTCCACGCCAGAGCAGGACATCCGCGCGGCGGCCGCCGCCAATGACAGCCTGATCCTGGAGTTCGAGGCCTTTCGTGACGGACGCGGCTTTTCGCTGGCCGCCATCCTGCGCGGCCAAGGCTATCAGGGCCGCCTGATCGCGGCGGGCAAGGTCCTGCCCGATCAGGCCAGGCATCTGCGCCGCAGCGGCTTTGACGCCGTCGAACTGGCGCCGGGCGCCGACCCCACGCCGTGGCGGCGCATGGATCAGGCCTTCAGCGCGGCCTATCAAACCGCTTCCAGCGACGACCGTCTGGTCTGGCGTCAACGCCACGCCGCGTCCGCCAGCGACGACGCCATCGCCCTGGCCGCGCGCCTGAACGCCCAATGGGGCGACGCTGACTCGGAAGACCTGCTGCGCGCAGCGCTGGCCCCGGAACTGGGCCGCAAGGCCGCCGCCATCTCTTCCTTCGGCGCCGAGGCGGCGGTGCTCCTGCACCTGATCTCTCGCATTCAACCCGACCTGCCGGTGCTCTTCCTCGAGACCGGTCAGCACTTCTTTCAGACCCTGGCCTATCGTCGTGCGCTGACCGACCGCCTCGGCTTGACCGACGTGCGAGACATCACGCCCGACGCCGCCGCCCTGTCCAAGACGGACCCGAACGGCGACCTGTGGCGCAGCGCCCCAGACGCCTGCTGCGATGTCCGCAAGGTGCAGCCGCTGGCCCAGGCCCTGGCCGGGTTCGACACCCGCATCACCGGCCGCAAGCGTTTCCAGAACACCCACCGCGCGTCGCTCGCACCGTTCGAGGCGGCTGACGGGGTGCTGACGGTCAACCCTCTCGCCAGTTGGACCGCCGAGCAGATCGAGGCCTGGCTTCGCGATCACCAACTCCCCCGCCACCCTCTGGTCGAGCAGGGCTACCCCTCCATCGGCTGCTGGCCCTGCACCCGCGCCATCAAGACCGGCGAGGACGCCCGCGACGGTCGCTGGGCCGGTCAGGAGAAAACAGAGTGCGGCATCCACGGACGGACGCTGGCCCCGGCCTGTTGA
- a CDS encoding cysteine synthase A — protein MSIASIVNLIGDTPLIRLNRLSDATGCEILGKAEFLNPGQSIKDRAALSIVQKAKASGALRPGGVIVEGTAGNTGIGLALVGAALGHRVVIVMPRTQSEEKKLAIRALGARLIEVDAAPFSSPNHFVHYSEEVARKLNLSEPNGAFWANQFDNTANRAAHYEGTAAEIWEQTQGKVDAFVSAVGSGGTLAGVAAFLRERNPAVKIGLADPAGASLHNWFTQGQMTGEGSSITEGIGVARITGNLEGFTPDFSYRIEDAEFLPILFDLVTHEGLSLGGSSGVNLAGAVRLARDLGPGKTIVTVLCDPGTRYASRLFNPEFLRSKGLPTPHWVTENVRELA, from the coding sequence GTGTCCATCGCCAGCATCGTCAACCTCATCGGCGACACGCCGCTCATCCGCCTGAACCGCCTGTCGGACGCCACCGGCTGCGAGATTCTGGGCAAGGCGGAGTTCCTGAACCCCGGCCAGTCCATCAAGGACCGCGCCGCCCTGTCTATCGTGCAGAAGGCCAAGGCCTCGGGCGCGTTGCGCCCCGGCGGGGTGATCGTCGAGGGCACAGCGGGCAACACCGGCATCGGTCTGGCCCTGGTCGGCGCGGCTCTGGGCCACCGCGTGGTCATCGTCATGCCGCGCACCCAGTCGGAAGAGAAGAAGCTGGCCATCCGCGCCTTGGGCGCCCGGCTGATCGAGGTGGACGCCGCCCCCTTCTCCAGCCCCAACCACTTCGTGCATTACTCCGAAGAAGTGGCGCGAAAGCTGAACCTCAGCGAACCAAACGGCGCCTTCTGGGCCAATCAGTTCGACAACACGGCCAACCGCGCCGCCCACTATGAAGGCACCGCCGCCGAGATCTGGGAACAGACCCAGGGCAAGGTCGACGCCTTCGTCAGCGCCGTCGGCAGCGGCGGCACCCTGGCCGGCGTCGCCGCCTTCCTGCGCGAGCGCAATCCGGCGGTGAAGATCGGCCTGGCGGACCCGGCCGGCGCCTCGCTCCACAACTGGTTCACTCAAGGCCAGATGACCGGTGAAGGTAGTTCGATCACCGAGGGCATCGGCGTGGCCCGCATCACCGGCAATCTGGAAGGCTTCACGCCCGACTTCTCCTATCGGATCGAAGACGCTGAATTCCTGCCCATTCTGTTCGATCTCGTGACCCACGAAGGCCTATCGCTGGGCGGATCGTCGGGCGTCAATCTGGCCGGCGCCGTGCGACTGGCCCGCGACCTCGGACCGGGCAAGACCATCGTCACCGTCCTGTGCGACCCGGGCACGCGCTACGCCTCTCGCCTGTTCAATCCGGAGTTCCTGCGCAGCAAGGGCCTGCCGACTCCCCATTGGGTGACTGAAAACGTCAGGGAACTCGCATAA
- a CDS encoding sulfate ABC transporter substrate-binding protein: MTGLIPNRRGLLIGAAALPFIAPAFSGCAQSQGTQAALLNVSYDPTREFYRAYNEAFLARWREKGGAPFAVEQSHGGSGKQARAVIDGLPGDVVTLALASDIDEITARGLIKPDWQTRLPDNASPYTSTIVFLVRKGNPKGIHDWPDLLKPGVEVITPNPKTSGGARWNYLAAWADALRRPGGAEQSAQAFVTELFRRVPVLDTGARGSTTTFVQRGIGDVLLTWENEAFLAAKELGPDKVDIIAPPFSILAEPPVAVVDSVVDRKGTRDRAEAYLAQLYDEPAQVLAAEHFYRPRNPAVAARFADRFPHLTLADISDFGGWTAAQKRHFADGGLFDQIYQPGRRP, from the coding sequence ATGACCGGCCTGATCCCCAACCGCCGCGGTCTTCTGATCGGCGCCGCCGCGCTTCCTTTCATCGCCCCGGCCTTCAGCGGCTGCGCCCAGAGCCAGGGGACGCAGGCCGCCCTGCTCAACGTCTCCTATGATCCGACGCGCGAATTCTACCGCGCCTACAATGAGGCCTTCCTCGCCCGCTGGCGTGAAAAAGGCGGCGCGCCCTTCGCCGTCGAACAGTCGCACGGCGGATCGGGCAAGCAGGCCCGCGCCGTCATCGATGGCCTGCCCGGCGACGTGGTCACATTAGCCTTGGCCTCCGACATCGACGAGATCACCGCGCGCGGCCTTATCAAGCCCGACTGGCAGACCCGCCTGCCCGACAACGCCTCGCCCTACACTTCGACCATCGTGTTTCTGGTGCGCAAAGGAAATCCGAAAGGGATCCACGACTGGCCCGACCTGCTGAAGCCCGGCGTCGAGGTCATCACCCCCAATCCCAAGACCTCGGGCGGCGCGCGCTGGAACTATCTGGCGGCCTGGGCCGACGCCCTGCGGCGTCCAGGCGGCGCCGAGCAATCGGCTCAGGCGTTCGTCACCGAACTGTTCCGCCGCGTGCCTGTGCTGGACACCGGCGCGCGCGGATCGACCACCACCTTTGTCCAGCGCGGCATCGGCGACGTCCTGCTGACCTGGGAGAACGAGGCCTTCCTCGCCGCCAAGGAACTGGGGCCGGACAAGGTCGACATCATCGCCCCGCCCTTCTCCATCCTGGCCGAACCGCCGGTGGCCGTGGTCGACAGCGTCGTGGACCGCAAGGGCACGCGCGACCGGGCCGAGGCCTATCTCGCCCAGCTCTATGATGAACCCGCCCAGGTTCTGGCCGCCGAGCACTTCTATCGCCCGCGTAACCCGGCCGTGGCGGCGCGTTTCGCTGACCGCTTCCCCCACCTGACGCTGGCCGACATCTCCGATTTCGGCGGCTGGACCGCCGCCCAGAAGCGCCACTTCGCTGACGGCGGCCTGTTCGATCAGATCTATCAGCCCGGCCGACGACCATGA
- the cysT gene encoding sulfate ABC transporter permease subunit CysT, with amino-acid sequence MTRQAGRSFWKAPSALPGFSLSLGVTVAYLSFFVLIPLTALAIRPWEHGLDGVVAAVTSPRAQAALRLSFVAAAIAAAVNAVMGGLLAWVLTRYEFPGKRLADAVIDLPFALPTAVAGIALTALYAQNGPIGGLLAPLGIKIAYTPVGVVVAMIFVGLPFVVRSIQPVLQDLDQEVEAAAETLGASPWQSATRVILPAILPALLSGVGLAFARGVGEYGSVIFIAGNMPLRSEIAPLLIVTQLEQFDYAGAATIGMAMLILSFLILLGFNGLQGLIARQGV; translated from the coding sequence ATGACCCGACAGGCCGGTCGCTCGTTCTGGAAGGCGCCCAGCGCCCTGCCCGGCTTTTCCCTCTCGCTGGGGGTCACCGTCGCCTACCTGTCCTTCTTCGTGCTGATCCCTCTGACGGCCTTGGCGATCAGGCCCTGGGAGCATGGACTGGATGGCGTCGTCGCCGCCGTCACTTCACCGCGCGCCCAGGCCGCCCTCAGGCTCAGCTTCGTCGCCGCCGCCATCGCCGCTGCGGTCAATGCGGTCATGGGCGGCCTGCTGGCCTGGGTGCTGACCCGCTATGAGTTTCCGGGCAAGCGGCTGGCCGACGCCGTCATCGACCTGCCCTTCGCCTTGCCGACGGCGGTGGCCGGCATCGCCCTGACCGCCCTCTACGCCCAGAACGGGCCGATCGGGGGCCTGCTGGCGCCGCTGGGGATCAAGATCGCCTACACCCCCGTCGGCGTGGTCGTGGCCATGATCTTCGTCGGCCTGCCCTTCGTCGTCCGCTCCATCCAGCCCGTGCTTCAGGATCTGGATCAGGAGGTCGAGGCCGCCGCCGAGACCCTAGGCGCCTCGCCGTGGCAGAGCGCCACGCGGGTCATCCTGCCCGCCATCCTGCCCGCCCTGCTGTCCGGCGTCGGTCTGGCCTTCGCGCGCGGGGTCGGGGAATACGGCTCGGTCATCTTCATCGCCGGCAATATGCCGCTGCGCTCCGAAATCGCCCCTCTGCTCATCGTCACCCAGTTGGAGCAGTTCGACTACGCCGGCGCGGCGACCATCGGCATGGCCATGCTGATCCTGTCCTTCCTGATCCTGCTCGGCTTCAACGGCCTGCAAGGCCTGATCGCGAGGCAAGGCGTATGA
- the cysW gene encoding sulfate ABC transporter permease subunit CysW codes for MTGAPPATPSRYRRRTASRRLLIGLALLWLTLIVLAPLGVILVEALRKGLGAAITSLSHPDVWSAARLTLLTTAIATPLNAVFGLAAAWCVTRFDFVGKTLLMALIDLPLSVSPVISGLVWVLLFGASGWFAPWLNATGLQIMFTPVAIVLATIIVTLPYVARELIPLMQQQGSDEELAALTLGARPSAIFFFITLPNVRWALLYGVLLANARAMGEFGAVSVVSGHIRGLTNTLPLHVEILYNEYDFVGAFATAALLAVLALVTLVLKSFLEHRHADDLAARGRR; via the coding sequence ATGACCGGCGCGCCCCCGGCGACGCCCTCTCGCTATCGCCGCCGCACGGCCAGTCGTCGGCTGCTCATCGGTCTGGCCCTGCTGTGGCTCACCCTGATCGTGCTGGCGCCTCTGGGCGTCATCCTGGTTGAGGCCCTGAGAAAAGGTCTGGGCGCGGCCATCACCAGCCTGTCCCATCCCGACGTCTGGTCGGCCGCCCGCCTGACCCTGCTGACCACGGCCATCGCCACGCCGCTGAACGCCGTCTTCGGTCTGGCCGCCGCCTGGTGCGTCACCCGGTTCGACTTCGTCGGCAAGACCCTGCTGATGGCCCTGATCGACCTGCCCCTGTCGGTGTCGCCGGTCATTTCCGGCCTGGTCTGGGTCCTGCTGTTCGGCGCCTCGGGCTGGTTCGCGCCCTGGCTCAACGCCACCGGGTTGCAGATCATGTTCACCCCGGTCGCCATCGTCCTGGCCACGATCATCGTCACCCTGCCCTATGTGGCGCGCGAGTTGATCCCCCTGATGCAGCAACAGGGGTCGGACGAGGAACTCGCCGCCCTGACGCTGGGCGCGCGTCCCTCCGCCATCTTCTTCTTCATCACCCTGCCCAACGTGCGCTGGGCCCTGCTGTACGGCGTCCTGCTGGCCAACGCCCGAGCCATGGGCGAGTTTGGCGCCGTATCAGTCGTGTCCGGCCATATTCGCGGCCTGACCAACACCCTGCCGCTGCACGTCGAGATTCTTTACAACGAGTACGACTTCGTCGGCGCCTTCGCGACCGCCGCCCTGCTGGCGGTTCTGGCGCTTGTGACCCTGGTGCTGAAGTCCTTCCTCGAGCACCGCCACGCCGACGACCTCGCCGCGAGGGGGCGGCGCTGA
- a CDS encoding sulfate/molybdate ABC transporter ATP-binding protein, with amino-acid sequence MTLDIQSITRAYDGSPALDDVSLTVRDGEFLALLGPSGSGKTTLLRIMAGLDSPTAGQVLFNGEDFLALSPRERRVGMVFQSYALFRHMTVADNIAFGLKVRPRATRPGRAEIADRVRDLLRLIQLEGYGARYPSQLSGGQRQRVALARALAIEPRLLLLDEPFGALDARVRRDLRRWLRQVHEQTGVTTVLVTHDQEEALELADRVAILKQGRIEQVDTPQGLYDRPASAFVHDFLGEGLQLQATVARGEVVSNDWRAPSDAPTGDAFLCIRPEDLEAGDTGLVGIVMSSLRRGDRARVAVSLHGRRLELERPVGDPLTTLAPGEAVRLHPRRFHVLAKSA; translated from the coding sequence ATGACCCTCGACATCCAGTCCATCACCCGCGCCTATGACGGCTCCCCCGCTCTGGACGACGTCAGCCTGACGGTGCGCGACGGCGAGTTCCTGGCTCTGCTTGGCCCTTCCGGTTCCGGCAAGACCACCCTGCTGCGGATCATGGCAGGTCTGGACAGCCCCACCGCCGGGCAGGTCCTGTTCAACGGCGAGGACTTCCTGGCCCTCAGCCCGCGCGAGCGCCGCGTCGGCATGGTGTTCCAGAGCTACGCCCTGTTCCGCCACATGACGGTGGCCGACAACATCGCCTTTGGCCTGAAGGTCCGCCCGCGCGCCACCCGCCCCGGCCGCGCCGAGATCGCCGACCGAGTCCGGGACTTGCTGCGGCTGATCCAGCTGGAGGGTTACGGCGCCCGCTACCCCAGTCAGTTGTCCGGCGGCCAGCGTCAGCGCGTCGCCCTGGCCCGCGCCCTGGCCATCGAACCGCGCCTTCTGCTGCTGGACGAACCCTTCGGCGCCCTCGACGCCCGCGTCCGCCGCGACCTGCGCCGCTGGCTGCGTCAGGTGCATGAGCAGACCGGCGTCACGACCGTCCTCGTCACCCACGATCAGGAGGAGGCGCTGGAACTGGCCGACCGCGTCGCCATCCTGAAACAGGGGCGCATCGAACAGGTCGACACGCCGCAAGGCCTCTACGACCGCCCCGCCTCGGCCTTCGTCCACGACTTCCTCGGCGAAGGGTTGCAGCTTCAGGCCACCGTGGCGCGGGGCGAGGTCGTGTCGAACGACTGGCGCGCGCCGTCCGACGCCCCGACCGGCGACGCCTTCCTCTGCATCCGGCCCGAAGATCTGGAGGCCGGCGATACGGGCCTGGTCGGCATCGTCATGTCCAGCCTGAGGCGCGGCGACCGCGCCCGCGTGGCGGTGTCCCTGCATGGCCGCCGCCTGGAGCTGGAACGTCCTGTCGGCGATCCCCTGACGACCCTGGCGCCCGGCGAAGCGGTCCGGCTGCATCCCCGCCGCTTCCATGTTCTGGCGAAAAGCGCATGA